A genome region from Cucumis sativus cultivar 9930 chromosome 4, Cucumber_9930_V3, whole genome shotgun sequence includes the following:
- the LOC101223230 gene encoding uncharacterized protein LOC101223230 isoform X1 — MTMVAALNHFSKHHHGGADHLMNGGAPLCNQYYYYYYLGSDNPYLISPDPPMAEGDSTTNSLNHDQAPSNRDDGWLQLSIGGSGSGGNVTGLKRDQRESMTSERSSGLVELDLLPGSGRDISMNYSRWVSDFSSPETTTTSKTETGAETGIGLPLFFGTSSSSNFVQQEINWAFRPVTGIGTGVPSSSSPSTSAVSSSYSLPMSGRRSSYLGRPLIQFQSLGVDMATATAGPSSDVRIINPPRRPHSGIWFTLKALENQGKEPFLPQISKNYLRIKDEKMTVSLVMKYLVNKLHLDSESEIEIRCRGQELVPFWTMQDVRDRIWNNTSSNSLFTLLPQSSTTNHLMLLHYGRKN, encoded by the exons ATGACAATGGTTGCTGCCCTAAACCACTTCTCCAAACACCATCACGGCGGCGCCGACCATCTCATGAATGGTGGTGCTCCACTTtgtaatcaatattattattattattatttagggTCTGATAATCCTTATCTAATTTCTCCTGATCCTCCCATGGCGGAAGGTGATTCCACTACTAATAGTCTTAATCATGATCAAGCCCCTTCTAATAGAGATGATGGTTGGCTTCAATTAAGTATTGGTGGCAGCGGCAGCGGTGGCAACGTTACCGGACTAAAACGCGATCAACGAGAGTCGATGACATCCGAGAGAAGCTCGGGTTTAGTGGAGCTAGATCTATTACCTGGTAGCGGACGAGATATCTCTATGAATTATTCTAGATGGGTTTCGGATTTCTCGAGCCCTGAGACTACTACGACGTCGAAAACGGAGACTGGGGCGGAGACAGGAATAGGGTTGCCTTTGTTTTTTGGAACTTCTAGTTCTTCCAACTTTGTACAGCAAGAGATTAATTGGGCATTTAGGCCGGTGACCGGTATCGGCACCGGtgttccttcttcttcctccccgTCGACATCGGCCGTGTCATCTTCTTATTCTCTACCGATGAGCGGCCGTCGGAGTTCTTACTTGGGAAGGCCATTAATCCAATTCCAGAGTCTTGGGGTCGACATGGCCACGGCAACGGCCGGGCCGAGTTCGGACGTCAGAATCATAAATCCTCCCCGCCGGCCCCATTCTGGTATATGGTTTACATTAAAAGCCTTAGAAAATCA AGGAAAAGAGCCATTTTTGCCTCAAATATCAAAAAACTATCTGAGAATCAA GGATGAAAAGATGACAGTTAGTTTGGTAATGAAGTACTTGGTTAATAAGCTTCATCTGGATAGCGAATCAGAG ATAGAGATAAGATGTAGAGGGCAAGAACTTGTTCCATTTTGGACAATGCAAGATGTAAGAGATAGGATTTGGAATAATACTTCATCAAACTCACTCTTCACTTTGCTTCCTCAATCTTCAACCACAAATCACTTAATGCTTCTTCACTATGGAAGGAAGaattaa
- the LOC101223230 gene encoding uncharacterized protein LOC101223230 isoform X2: protein MTMVAALNHFSKHHHGGADHLMNGGAPLCNQYYYYYYLGSDNPYLISPDPPMAEGDSTTNSLNHDQAPSNRDDGWLQLSIGGSGSGGNVTGLKRDQRESMTSERSSGLVELDLLPGSGRDISMNYSRWVSDFSSPETTTTSKTETGAETGIGLPLFFGTSSSSNFVQQEINWAFRPVTGIGTGVPSSSSPSTSAVSSSYSLPMSGRRSSYLGRPLIQFQSLGVDMATATAGPSSDVRIINPPRRPHSGIWFTLKALENQGKEPFLPQISKNYLRIKDEKMTVSLVMKYLVNKLHLDSESEVGG from the exons ATGACAATGGTTGCTGCCCTAAACCACTTCTCCAAACACCATCACGGCGGCGCCGACCATCTCATGAATGGTGGTGCTCCACTTtgtaatcaatattattattattattatttagggTCTGATAATCCTTATCTAATTTCTCCTGATCCTCCCATGGCGGAAGGTGATTCCACTACTAATAGTCTTAATCATGATCAAGCCCCTTCTAATAGAGATGATGGTTGGCTTCAATTAAGTATTGGTGGCAGCGGCAGCGGTGGCAACGTTACCGGACTAAAACGCGATCAACGAGAGTCGATGACATCCGAGAGAAGCTCGGGTTTAGTGGAGCTAGATCTATTACCTGGTAGCGGACGAGATATCTCTATGAATTATTCTAGATGGGTTTCGGATTTCTCGAGCCCTGAGACTACTACGACGTCGAAAACGGAGACTGGGGCGGAGACAGGAATAGGGTTGCCTTTGTTTTTTGGAACTTCTAGTTCTTCCAACTTTGTACAGCAAGAGATTAATTGGGCATTTAGGCCGGTGACCGGTATCGGCACCGGtgttccttcttcttcctccccgTCGACATCGGCCGTGTCATCTTCTTATTCTCTACCGATGAGCGGCCGTCGGAGTTCTTACTTGGGAAGGCCATTAATCCAATTCCAGAGTCTTGGGGTCGACATGGCCACGGCAACGGCCGGGCCGAGTTCGGACGTCAGAATCATAAATCCTCCCCGCCGGCCCCATTCTGGTATATGGTTTACATTAAAAGCCTTAGAAAATCA AGGAAAAGAGCCATTTTTGCCTCAAATATCAAAAAACTATCTGAGAATCAA GGATGAAAAGATGACAGTTAGTTTGGTAATGAAGTACTTGGTTAATAAGCTTCATCTGGATAGCGAATCAGAG GTTGGAGGGTAG